In [Clostridium] cellulosi, one genomic interval encodes:
- the mraY gene encoding Phospho-N-acetylmuramoyl-pentapeptide-transferase (High confidence in function and specificity), protein MTGMGAVVAAVLSFVITSVLGIWMIPYLRKLKYGQSIKEIGPVWHKSKQGTPVMGGLMFIIGILVAVIVVLIFAKDFKFQMSDNERSRLIYGMVMAVMFGMIGFCDDYIKVVKKRNLGLTPKQKFSLQILAALIFLVMEFVTGYRGTTMMVPFTPWTVNFGIAFWPIALFIIVGTVNSVNLTDGIDGLAASVTTVAALGFMLSAKIMMSTAFAAVAAALAGGCLGFLVWNFYPAKVFMGDTGSLFLGGMLSAIAFGIDQPLLLIPFGIIYIVETLSDIIQVISFKSTGKRVFKMAPIHHHFEMSGWSEMKIVAVFTIVTIVSSAAGVTWLALILN, encoded by the coding sequence ATGACAGGTATGGGTGCGGTTGTTGCCGCTGTTTTGTCATTTGTAATAACATCGGTTCTCGGAATTTGGATGATACCCTATTTAAGAAAACTCAAATACGGTCAGAGCATAAAAGAAATAGGGCCTGTTTGGCATAAATCAAAGCAGGGAACGCCGGTAATGGGCGGCTTAATGTTTATTATCGGTATTCTTGTAGCCGTTATCGTAGTGCTTATTTTCGCAAAGGATTTCAAGTTCCAAATGAGCGATAATGAGCGCTCAAGGCTCATCTACGGTATGGTTATGGCCGTAATGTTTGGCATGATAGGGTTTTGCGACGATTATATCAAGGTTGTTAAGAAGCGCAATTTGGGACTCACACCAAAGCAGAAATTTTCACTTCAAATTCTCGCCGCATTGATATTCCTTGTCATGGAGTTTGTGACAGGATACAGGGGAACCACCATGATGGTGCCGTTTACCCCATGGACTGTAAACTTTGGCATCGCTTTTTGGCCGATTGCCCTTTTTATAATTGTAGGAACAGTCAACTCCGTCAATTTAACTGACGGCATCGATGGGCTTGCTGCTTCGGTTACGACAGTTGCGGCCTTGGGATTCATGCTTTCCGCTAAAATAATGATGAGTACAGCTTTTGCGGCGGTAGCTGCGGCACTTGCAGGCGGCTGCCTCGGTTTCCTGGTATGGAATTTCTATCCCGCAAAGGTATTTATGGGCGATACAGGATCACTTTTTCTCGGCGGAATGCTCAGTGCAATAGCATTCGGGATTGACCAGCCGCTTCTGCTTATACCGTTTGGGATCATATATATAGTTGAGACATTGTCCGATATAATTCAGGTGATATCATTCAAATCAACGGGCAAGAGGGTCTTTAAGATGGCCCCTATTCATCATCATTTTGAGATGTCTGGCTGGAGTGAAATGAAGATAGTTGCCGTATTTACAATCGTAACTATCGTATCTTCGGCCGCAGGTGTCACTTGGCTGGCGTTAATACTGAATTAA
- a CDS encoding UDP-N-acetylmuramoylalanyl-D-glutamyl-2, 6-diaminopimelate/D-alanyl-D-alanyl ligase (High confidence in function and specificity) — MEKISLGFILNATGGRLTRECFNIKISSVSTDTRKIKPGSLFIALRGERFDGHDFIETAFEKGAYAALSEKPVENTSRPVIMVKDTHSALLHLAQSYRMLFSIPVVGVTGSVGKTSTKDAISAVLSQKYKTHKNEGNLNNEIGMPMTVFGLDKTYGAAVFEMGMSGFGEISRLSRVAKPDVGVITNIGVAHIGKLGSRENILKAKLEIIDGMKPDGELILNGDNDLLSGYITEAKGKLPIHLTSYGINNRSGVYANNIETTSEGSYFDINYHGGRIRAFMPVPGEHNIYNALAAFCVGMKLNVDPRLIVEGLASYKPSGMRQKIEKIGGVTFIEDCYNASPDSMAAAFGVLNAVKTGRSIAVLADMLELGDRSQQAHFDVGRNAAQSGVDVLLCCGNDARYICEGYDSVKTGGKSYFFEDKQLLGQALLDLLKAGDTVIFKGSRGMKLEETVKTVYEGWKNK, encoded by the coding sequence ATGGAGAAAATATCACTCGGATTTATACTAAATGCAACAGGCGGCAGACTAACAAGAGAATGCTTCAATATAAAGATATCATCGGTATCGACCGACACCAGAAAAATAAAGCCGGGGAGCCTATTTATAGCGCTCCGCGGAGAACGTTTTGATGGTCACGACTTTATAGAGACAGCATTTGAAAAAGGCGCGTATGCCGCACTGTCAGAAAAACCGGTTGAGAATACTTCCCGCCCGGTTATAATGGTCAAGGATACTCATTCTGCACTTCTCCATTTGGCACAAAGCTATAGAATGTTGTTTTCAATTCCAGTTGTAGGTGTTACCGGCAGCGTAGGAAAGACATCGACGAAAGACGCGATAAGCGCGGTGCTTTCACAAAAATATAAAACCCATAAGAACGAGGGCAACCTCAATAATGAAATCGGCATGCCCATGACGGTTTTTGGACTTGATAAAACCTATGGGGCAGCAGTATTTGAGATGGGAATGAGCGGTTTTGGCGAGATATCACGCCTTTCGAGGGTTGCGAAACCGGATGTAGGCGTAATCACAAATATCGGCGTTGCACATATCGGAAAACTCGGCTCACGCGAGAATATACTAAAAGCGAAGCTTGAAATCATAGACGGGATGAAACCCGACGGTGAACTTATATTAAACGGCGACAACGACCTTTTAAGCGGATATATCACAGAGGCAAAAGGAAAGCTGCCCATTCATTTGACGTCTTACGGAATAAATAACCGCAGCGGCGTATATGCCAATAATATAGAAACAACGTCTGAAGGCTCATATTTTGATATAAACTATCACGGCGGCCGCATACGTGCCTTTATGCCAGTGCCCGGCGAGCATAATATCTATAACGCACTTGCGGCATTCTGCGTCGGCATGAAACTCAATGTCGACCCGCGCTTGATTGTGGAAGGGCTTGCTTCCTACAAGCCCTCAGGTATGAGGCAGAAGATTGAAAAAATTGGGGGAGTTACATTTATAGAGGATTGTTATAACGCCAGCCCAGATTCAATGGCTGCGGCTTTCGGAGTCCTCAATGCTGTAAAAACCGGACGTTCCATCGCTGTGCTTGCTGACATGCTTGAACTCGGCGATAGGTCACAGCAGGCGCATTTTGACGTCGGCAGGAACGCCGCACAGTCTGGTGTTGATGTGCTTTTGTGCTGCGGCAATGACGCGCGCTATATATGTGAAGGATATGACAGCGTTAAAACCGGCGGAAAAAGCTATTTCTTTGAAGACAAACAGTTGCTTGGTCAGGCGCTTCTGGACTTGCTTAAGGCAGGCGATACGGTAATTTTTAAAGGTAGCAGAGGCATGAAGTTAGAAGAGACTGTTAAGACAGTATATGAAGGGTGGAAAAATAAATGA
- the murE gene encoding UDP-N-acetylmuramoyl-L-alanyl-D-glutamate-2, 6-diaminopimelate ligase (High confidence in function and specificity) yields the protein MKLAQLLKGIEYKGQAPDIEISGVTSDSRKAGPGVVFVCLKGERSDGHDYAAAAAEAGCAAVIAERDTGVNVPQIITEDTHAAYAAVCANYFGNPADKLKFIGVTGTNGKTTVTTIIKDVLERCGYKTGLIGTIKNMSGDKELPAHYTTPEAYELQSLLRTMVDDGCKYCVMEVSSHALAQKRVDGLHFICGVFTNLTQDHLDFHKTMENYLKAKQRLFEMSDIGVINADDQYAKTIIEEAPCRTVTYGVNTENADFRACDIKYNSVGISYSLKGKTSGEIKANLPGAFSVYNTLAAIACAVSIGIPFEKAKNALASFKGVKGRIEVVPTGRDFTIIIDYAHTPDGLEKILRAVKSFAKGRIVALFGCGGDRDKGKRPKMGKVAADNADFLIITSDNPRTEDPDAIIDDILAGLNGSNTPYVKITNRREAIKYAIMNAQKDDCIVLAGKGHEDYQILPTGRIHFDEREVIAEILKELDS from the coding sequence ATGAAACTAGCACAACTTCTCAAAGGGATTGAATATAAAGGGCAGGCGCCCGATATAGAAATATCGGGCGTTACGTCTGATTCGCGCAAAGCTGGTCCCGGCGTTGTATTTGTCTGCCTCAAGGGAGAAAGGTCTGACGGGCACGATTATGCCGCTGCAGCTGCAGAAGCCGGCTGTGCGGCTGTTATTGCGGAAAGGGATACCGGCGTAAATGTACCTCAGATTATTACAGAGGATACACATGCCGCTTATGCCGCCGTCTGTGCCAACTATTTCGGCAACCCGGCGGACAAACTCAAATTTATCGGAGTAACTGGCACTAACGGAAAAACAACCGTCACAACGATAATAAAGGATGTGCTTGAACGCTGCGGATACAAAACTGGACTTATCGGCACTATAAAGAATATGTCGGGGGACAAGGAGCTTCCGGCACATTACACGACGCCGGAGGCCTATGAGCTGCAGAGTCTCCTGCGCACAATGGTCGACGACGGCTGCAAATATTGTGTAATGGAGGTTTCGTCCCACGCCCTTGCGCAAAAACGCGTCGACGGGCTGCATTTTATCTGCGGCGTTTTTACTAATTTGACTCAGGATCATCTGGATTTCCACAAAACCATGGAAAATTACCTGAAGGCCAAGCAAAGGCTCTTTGAGATGAGCGATATCGGCGTAATCAACGCCGACGACCAGTATGCCAAAACAATAATTGAAGAGGCACCGTGCAGAACTGTTACTTACGGCGTGAACACTGAAAATGCAGATTTCAGAGCCTGCGATATCAAATATAACTCTGTCGGGATTTCATATTCTCTGAAAGGCAAGACGTCAGGTGAGATTAAGGCCAATCTGCCCGGGGCATTCTCGGTATATAACACCCTTGCTGCGATAGCCTGTGCGGTTTCAATCGGCATACCATTTGAAAAAGCTAAAAATGCGCTCGCGTCGTTCAAAGGGGTAAAAGGGCGCATCGAGGTTGTCCCGACGGGGCGCGATTTTACTATTATCATCGACTATGCCCATACGCCTGACGGGCTTGAAAAGATACTCCGCGCAGTAAAAAGCTTTGCAAAGGGTCGTATTGTTGCGCTGTTTGGCTGCGGCGGAGACAGGGACAAGGGGAAAAGGCCTAAGATGGGCAAAGTCGCGGCGGACAACGCAGATTTTCTCATTATAACATCGGATAACCCGCGGACCGAAGACCCTGACGCTATAATAGATGATATTTTGGCGGGGCTGAATGGCAGCAATACGCCATATGTAAAAATAACCAATAGGCGAGAGGCTATAAAATATGCTATAATGAACGCTCAGAAAGACGATTGTATCGTTCTCGCGGGAAAAGGGCATGAGGATTATCAGATTCTGCCGACGGGACGTATTCATTTCGATGAACGTGAGGTAATTGCCGAAATACTAAAAGAGCTTGACAGTTAA
- a CDS encoding peptidoglycan glycosyltransferase (High confidence in function and specificity), translating to MVSPTLAMKKKMTIVLAFFFVLGFTVLIGRLVKLQFIDGAFYQQKALDQQLSVTTINANRGTIYDRNMKPLAQSATVWDVYVSPSYITDDKKSTREEKLNKIASGLSKIINVDEKTIYSKISKKTSYVVLAKKVENDVATLVKEFAKENGYSCIGVVENSKRYYPFNNFASQVIGFTGTDNQGLAGIEAYYDSVLKGVNGRVVTAKNAKGTDMPYDFQDRVEAKDGISLVLTIDEVVQHYLEKNLQSAYVDCKVGVGVTGIVMDVKTGEILAMSTQPSFDPNNPFEITKPTVQQRIASLAGDEQKQAKNEALQDQWQNKAITNPYEPGSTYKIITAAAALNEGVVKETDEFNDPGSINVKGTQFHCWKAGGHGHQTFIEGFENSCNVVFIEVGQRLGVLNTYKYFTAFGLNSKTGIDLPGEAVGISYTDKTMGPVELASISFGQSNTITPIQLITAVAAVANGGKLVQPHVVKEELDSNGNVVKTFGTVVKRQVISEEVSRQMCAIMQKEVTEGTGNNAYVAGYRIGGKTGTSQKLGNEDKNARIASFVGIAPADDPQIAVLLEIDEPHSDNKYGGVIAAPVVGKLLSEILPYLGVEPQYTPEEQAKLDVKTPNLVGMDIDEAIRKLQNDKLNETTIGKGKKVTAQVPESGRPIPRGGRVILYTGNAEIENTITVPNVIGMTPSQANSVISARNLNIEISGTGLSEKGVKAYNQSPSAGQKVAPGTVITVQFRNEDVKVE from the coding sequence ATGGTAAGCCCAACTCTTGCAATGAAAAAGAAAATGACGATTGTTCTCGCCTTTTTCTTTGTACTGGGCTTTACCGTTCTTATAGGCAGGCTTGTCAAGCTGCAGTTTATTGACGGGGCGTTCTATCAGCAGAAGGCTTTGGACCAGCAGTTGAGCGTAACAACAATAAACGCCAACCGCGGTACTATATATGACCGCAATATGAAACCGCTGGCTCAGAGTGCCACAGTCTGGGATGTCTATGTTTCCCCGTCTTACATAACGGACGACAAAAAAAGCACAAGGGAAGAAAAATTAAATAAGATTGCCTCTGGCCTTTCAAAAATCATAAACGTTGATGAAAAAACGATTTACAGTAAAATATCAAAGAAGACGAGCTATGTTGTTTTGGCGAAAAAGGTCGAAAACGACGTAGCCACCCTTGTCAAGGAATTTGCTAAGGAAAACGGTTACTCATGTATCGGCGTAGTTGAGAACAGCAAGCGCTATTACCCGTTTAACAATTTTGCTTCACAGGTTATTGGTTTTACAGGAACGGACAATCAGGGCCTTGCCGGCATTGAAGCCTATTATGACAGCGTCTTAAAGGGCGTTAACGGAAGAGTGGTCACCGCTAAAAACGCCAAAGGTACCGATATGCCTTATGATTTTCAGGATCGTGTCGAGGCGAAAGACGGCATAAGCCTTGTTTTGACTATCGACGAGGTAGTACAGCATTACCTTGAGAAAAATCTCCAAAGTGCATATGTGGATTGTAAAGTTGGAGTCGGCGTCACCGGCATTGTAATGGATGTAAAAACCGGCGAAATTCTTGCAATGTCCACCCAGCCGTCCTTTGACCCGAATAATCCATTTGAAATAACAAAGCCTACAGTGCAGCAGAGAATCGCCTCTCTTGCCGGGGATGAACAGAAACAGGCAAAGAACGAGGCTCTTCAGGACCAGTGGCAAAACAAGGCTATCACGAATCCGTACGAGCCGGGTTCTACATATAAGATTATTACCGCAGCAGCGGCTCTCAATGAAGGTGTCGTCAAGGAAACGGACGAATTCAATGACCCGGGCAGCATAAATGTAAAAGGCACACAGTTCCACTGCTGGAAAGCGGGCGGTCACGGCCATCAGACATTCATTGAAGGGTTTGAAAATTCCTGCAATGTCGTCTTTATTGAAGTTGGGCAGCGCCTTGGGGTATTGAATACATACAAATATTTTACCGCTTTCGGGCTTAACTCTAAAACGGGTATCGACCTGCCCGGTGAAGCTGTCGGTATATCATACACCGATAAAACGATGGGGCCGGTAGAGCTTGCCTCCATATCCTTCGGACAGTCCAACACGATTACGCCTATCCAGTTGATAACGGCGGTCGCGGCGGTAGCAAACGGCGGAAAGCTCGTGCAGCCGCATGTTGTTAAGGAAGAATTGGACAGCAACGGCAATGTTGTCAAAACATTCGGGACAGTAGTCAAACGTCAGGTCATTTCCGAAGAAGTATCAAGGCAAATGTGTGCCATCATGCAGAAAGAAGTCACTGAAGGTACCGGTAACAACGCATATGTGGCCGGATACCGCATCGGAGGAAAGACAGGAACGTCACAGAAGCTGGGCAACGAAGATAAGAATGCCCGTATCGCTTCATTCGTAGGCATAGCTCCGGCTGACGACCCGCAGATAGCGGTGCTGCTTGAGATTGACGAGCCCCATTCGGATAATAAATACGGCGGTGTCATAGCGGCCCCGGTTGTCGGCAAACTTTTGTCTGAGATACTGCCTTATCTTGGTGTTGAACCTCAGTACACACCGGAAGAACAGGCAAAACTCGATGTTAAAACACCGAACCTCGTGGGTATGGATATAGATGAAGCTATAAGGAAACTGCAAAACGATAAGCTCAACGAAACAACCATTGGCAAAGGCAAGAAAGTTACGGCGCAGGTGCCGGAAAGCGGAAGGCCTATCCCGCGGGGCGGCAGGGTTATCCTCTATACAGGTAACGCAGAGATTGAGAACACAATTACCGTACCGAACGTAATTGGTATGACGCCTTCGCAGGCTAACAGCGTGATTTCTGCAAGGAACCTCAACATTGAGATTTCCGGTACGGGGCTTTCTGAAAAAGGTGTCAAGGCGTATAACCAGAGCCCGAGTGCCGGACAGAAGGTTGCGCCGGGAACGGTAATAACTGTTCAGTTCAGAAATGAGGATGTAAAGGTCGAATAG
- a CDS encoding putative membrane protein (Hypothetical protein), with the protein MAYKSNVAYDFSRFAPVEIPEVPVEEPKKVNTVVKKKKAKKQQVTPLAVIKFVFVSLFVMASLGSIMVGNIKITQLNDETAKMEKLLDTARSEQVSLNSKLENRMSISKVEDYASNNLGLVKTQAYQIQYVQLTNEDKVEILGNSGGIQGFFQNVINSIEEYFA; encoded by the coding sequence ATGGCTTACAAGTCAAATGTAGCGTATGATTTTTCAAGATTTGCCCCGGTAGAGATTCCGGAGGTACCAGTAGAAGAGCCTAAAAAGGTAAATACTGTCGTCAAAAAGAAAAAAGCCAAGAAACAGCAGGTTACGCCTCTTGCAGTTATAAAATTTGTATTTGTGAGCCTTTTTGTCATGGCATCGCTGGGAAGCATCATGGTAGGTAATATAAAAATCACGCAGCTTAACGATGAAACGGCTAAAATGGAAAAACTGCTGGATACCGCCAGAAGCGAACAGGTAAGCCTCAATTCAAAGCTGGAAAACCGCATGTCCATATCAAAGGTTGAGGATTATGCTTCAAATAATCTGGGGCTGGTAAAGACGCAGGCCTATCAAATCCAGTATGTCCAACTTACAAATGAAGATAAAGTAGAGATTCTCGGCAATTCGGGAGGAATCCAAGGCTTCTTCCAGAATGTAATTAATTCGATTGAGGAATACTTCGCATAA
- the rsmH gene encoding Ribosomal RNA small subunit methyltransferase H (High confidence in function and specificity), producing the protein MENYHHLSVLLHESIEALNIKPDGIYVDGTAGGGGHSFEIASRLKTGRLIAIDRDPDAIKAAGKRLEPFKDRVTLVNANFSQLSQILNDLGIPAVDGILLDLGVSSYQFDVPERGFSYNYDAPLDMRMSKSGISARDIVNSASQDELARILREYGEEKFASRIASHIVFAREKKPIETTFELSEIVKSAIPAAARRSGPHPARRTFQALRIAVNGELDELGALLDDALSLLAKGGRLAVITFHSLEDRMVKQRFLSWAQGCTCPPDFPICVCGHKPQVVIPKKKGIEPSKEEIEINPRSRSARLRFCEKL; encoded by the coding sequence ATGGAAAATTACCATCATCTCAGTGTTTTACTTCATGAGAGCATTGAAGCGCTTAATATAAAGCCTGACGGAATTTATGTTGACGGAACTGCCGGCGGTGGAGGCCATTCCTTTGAGATCGCTTCCCGCCTCAAGACAGGAAGACTAATCGCAATCGACCGCGACCCCGACGCAATAAAGGCTGCCGGGAAGCGCTTAGAACCTTTCAAAGACAGGGTAACGCTTGTCAACGCAAATTTTTCTCAGCTTTCTCAAATTCTAAACGACTTGGGAATTCCCGCTGTGGATGGAATATTGCTTGATCTCGGCGTTTCATCATATCAGTTTGATGTGCCTGAACGCGGTTTTTCTTACAACTATGATGCCCCGCTTGACATGAGAATGTCGAAAAGCGGCATTTCTGCACGAGATATAGTGAATTCGGCGTCGCAGGACGAGCTTGCAAGGATATTGCGCGAATACGGCGAAGAAAAGTTTGCTTCCCGAATCGCTTCGCATATTGTTTTCGCACGCGAAAAGAAACCGATTGAAACTACATTTGAACTGAGCGAAATCGTAAAGTCAGCAATTCCCGCGGCTGCCAGAAGAAGCGGGCCGCATCCAGCGAGAAGAACTTTTCAGGCGCTTAGAATTGCTGTCAACGGCGAACTTGACGAGCTGGGAGCACTTTTAGATGATGCACTTTCGCTCCTTGCCAAAGGCGGCAGACTTGCAGTAATTACCTTCCATTCCCTTGAGGACAGAATGGTAAAGCAGCGTTTTTTGAGCTGGGCTCAGGGCTGTACTTGTCCGCCGGATTTCCCGATATGTGTCTGCGGACATAAGCCGCAGGTTGTGATACCCAAGAAAAAGGGCATCGAGCCGTCAAAAGAAGAAATTGAGATAAACCCCAGAAGCCGCAGCGCAAGGCTCAGGTTTTGCGAAAAATTATAA
- a CDS encoding MraZ protein (High confidence in function and specificity): MLIGEYQHIVDAKGRVFIPARFREELGLRFIVSKGLDNCLFVYSIKEWALLEEKIRSLPLSKARNLQRFFFAGAAEVEADKQGRVLIPQSLRDYASLTKEVTIIGASNRVEIWDKQKWEDMCEGITPQSIAEAMDELGF; encoded by the coding sequence ATGCTGATAGGAGAATATCAACATATTGTTGATGCAAAAGGACGTGTATTCATACCGGCTCGCTTCAGAGAAGAACTGGGCCTGCGTTTTATTGTCTCCAAAGGCCTCGACAACTGCCTTTTTGTTTATTCAATCAAAGAATGGGCACTGCTTGAGGAAAAGATACGTTCGCTGCCGCTTTCAAAAGCCCGCAATCTGCAAAGGTTTTTCTTTGCCGGTGCTGCCGAGGTTGAAGCGGACAAGCAGGGACGTGTGCTTATACCGCAAAGCCTCAGGGACTACGCTTCTCTCACCAAAGAAGTAACTATAATCGGTGCGTCCAACCGCGTAGAGATTTGGGACAAGCAGAAATGGGAAGATATGTGTGAAGGTATAACGCCGCAGTCTATTGCAGAGGCTATGGATGAGCTTGGATTTTAA
- a CDS encoding hypothetical protein (High confidence in function and specificity), protein MRIDELLDELDDMLDKAWGLPLSGGRCVIDAERVREIIDDLRLNMPKEIPQAKAIVADRMEIIKNAKLEAEEIIKNAEAKAKLLVSNDEIVKAAQEKANAILNEAQAKSKEMKKAAADFSDRLLLQTQEKVYEALNEIKEARQAIKSPTKLS, encoded by the coding sequence ATGAGGATTGACGAGCTGCTTGATGAGCTGGACGATATGCTCGATAAGGCGTGGGGGCTGCCGCTGTCGGGAGGACGCTGTGTAATTGACGCTGAAAGAGTCCGGGAAATAATCGACGATCTGCGGCTTAATATGCCTAAGGAAATACCGCAGGCAAAGGCCATCGTAGCTGACAGAATGGAAATTATCAAAAATGCAAAGCTTGAGGCGGAAGAAATAATCAAAAACGCCGAGGCCAAGGCAAAGCTACTCGTATCGAATGATGAAATCGTCAAAGCGGCTCAGGAAAAGGCAAACGCGATATTAAATGAAGCCCAGGCAAAATCAAAAGAAATGAAGAAAGCTGCTGCCGATTTTTCAGATCGTTTATTGCTTCAAACACAAGAAAAGGTATACGAAGCCCTCAATGAAATCAAAGAGGCAAGGCAGGCTATTAAATCACCCACAAAACTTTCATAA
- a CDS encoding pantetheine-phosphate adenylyltransferase (High confidence in function and specificity) has protein sequence MTLAVCPGSFDPVTLGHLDVIKRAAALFDNVIVVVMVNSAKKPTFTIEERVDFLKRATASLKNVEVDTYNGLLADYTAMKKATAVVKGLRVMSDFEYEFQMALTNMSLTPGVETIFLPASIDCMFLSSSMVREVAKHGRDISPFVPEGLAEEITAKLTQKE, from the coding sequence ATGACATTGGCAGTTTGTCCGGGAAGTTTCGACCCAGTAACGTTGGGACATCTTGATGTAATAAAAAGAGCTGCGGCTTTATTCGATAATGTTATAGTAGTTGTCATGGTCAACTCAGCAAAAAAGCCCACGTTTACTATAGAAGAGCGTGTAGATTTTCTCAAACGCGCTACAGCTTCGCTCAAAAACGTGGAAGTTGATACATATAATGGGCTTCTGGCGGATTATACCGCAATGAAAAAAGCGACAGCGGTTGTCAAGGGCCTGCGGGTTATGTCTGACTTTGAATATGAATTTCAGATGGCTCTGACTAATATGTCGCTGACTCCTGGAGTTGAAACAATCTTTCTGCCGGCGAGCATAGATTGTATGTTTTTAAGTTCGAGTATGGTTCGTGAGGTTGCGAAGCACGGCAGAGATATTTCACCATTTGTACCTGAAGGGCTGGCGGAAGAAATAACGGCGAAACTGACGCAAAAGGAGTGA
- a CDS encoding methyltransferase (High confidence in function and specificity) translates to MRVITGLARGRKLVTLEGLETRPTADRVKEAEFSMIQFEIEGRNVLDLFAGSGQLGIEALSRGAKHAAFVDANPECVKIIRENLAHTGLSEKASVAAVDAEQFLMHTKAVFDIVFMDPPYSKGFIDKVLPLTVPHMSEHGVIICEAARTDEVPDGAGDFKLVRQSNYGKTKLAIYRKEQGSV, encoded by the coding sequence ATGAGAGTAATAACGGGCTTGGCTCGCGGGAGAAAATTGGTAACCCTCGAAGGTCTGGAGACGAGGCCGACGGCTGACAGGGTCAAAGAAGCAGAGTTCAGCATGATTCAGTTTGAAATAGAAGGAAGAAACGTGCTTGACCTTTTTGCGGGAAGCGGACAGCTTGGTATTGAAGCGCTTAGCCGCGGTGCTAAGCATGCGGCTTTTGTCGACGCGAATCCAGAGTGCGTCAAGATTATCCGTGAAAATCTTGCTCACACAGGTTTGTCTGAAAAGGCGAGCGTCGCTGCGGTCGATGCCGAACAATTTTTAATGCACACAAAAGCCGTGTTTGACATTGTTTTCATGGATCCTCCTTACAGCAAAGGATTCATTGACAAGGTTTTGCCGCTGACTGTTCCGCATATGTCGGAACACGGGGTAATTATCTGTGAAGCGGCTCGTACCGACGAAGTTCCGGACGGCGCGGGGGATTTTAAGCTTGTGCGGCAAAGCAATTATGGAAAAACCAAGCTTGCGATTTACAGAAAAGAACAGGGGAGTGTTTAA